TATCGCTCGTAATCAGCAACAAAGCCGATGCCTACGCATTGGTGCGTGCAAAGAATCTCAACGTGGATTCCATTGTCTTGCCCAAAAGCGAGTTCAACGACAAAGAGAACGTTCTCCAACTGCTGAAGGAACACAATATCGACTTCATCGTACTTGCCGGTTTCCTCCTGATGATTCCAGACTTTCTCATCGAAGCATACAATCGAAGAATCATCAATCTCCACCCTGCCCTGCTTCCGAAGTTCGGAGGCATCGGTATGTACGGTCACCACGTTCACGAAGCCGTGAAGGCTGCCGGCGAAACAGAGACGGGAATGACCATCCATTGGGTCAGCAACGTATGCGACGGCGGCGAAATCATCGCACAATTCAAGACTCCAATCGCTCCGGACGACACTCCGGACGACATTGCAGCCAAGGAACACGTCCTCGAAATGGATCATTTCCCAAGAACCATTGAGGAAATTCTGCGCAAGGAAGGTTTAATCAAATAGCCCTCCACATCCTTTTTAACTACATTTACATAGAAGGAAGACGCTAAAAACACTGGAAATGATTTCCAAGCAACTCTTCCCTATCAGAAAAATATCAACAGATATTCGGCCGAATATCTGTTGATATTTTTTTGTATCTCCACTTAATACTTTTAAAAACGGAAAAGCAAATGGAAACCTATTTCAGAAAGGCGAAAAAGACAGCCAGAATCAGACAGCAGAAAGCCACAAGATGATTCCAATGCAAGCTCTCTCCATTGAAGAAGACGACCGTAAACACCGTGAAAACCACCAGAGAAATAACTTCCTGAATAATCTTCAGTTGCATCAGCGAAAACAAACCTCCGTTGCCCACATAGCCCATTCTATTGGCAGGAATCTGAAAAGAGTATTCAGCCAATGCCAGCAACCAGCTCAGAAGAATTACCACATACAAGGGAGTAGCGTCCGTAAGCACTTTTGCCTGCTGCAATTTGATATGCCCATACCAAGCAAACGTCATAAATACATTTGAAACAACGAGTAAAACTATCGTGTAAAGTCCGTTCATTATCTTTCTCTTTTTTATAATCCGGTGCAAAAGTAACTAAATTCATCGAAAGCAAAGAAGAAGCCGACAAGAAGAAAAGCAGACGAAAACGTGCACAAGCCTTCGACGATGTGTGCAGTTTGGCACTTTGCTGTGCAAAATTGTGTGAAAAGGTTAGGCACTATTACTTGTAAATGGGCGAAAAGCTATTATATTTGTAGAAACGTTAGGTAAGAGAGTTATGGAGCAGAGAATCATTATTTCGGATAATTTCAAGAGAGAACTGGCGCAGGCTGTGGCAGAATGCGAACACGACCGCATATTTGTACTGGTGGATGAAAACACAAGAGAGGCGTGCTGGCAGAAGATTCAGGGATTTTTCAGCCTCAAGAACGCCAGTCTCATCGCCGTAAAGGCTACCGACAGCAACAAGAATCTCGAAACTCTGTCCCACGTTTGGGAGGAAATGCAGCGCGGAAATGCCACGCGCCACTCGCTGCTCATTAATCTTGGTGGTGGAATGGTAACGGATTTGGGAGGTTTTGCAGCTTCAACTTTCAAGCGTGGAATCAATTTCATCAACGTGCCTACAACGCTGCTTGCGATGATAGATGCCAGCGTAGGGGGCAAAACAGGCATCAACTTCGGCGGACTGAAAAACGAAATCGGCGTGTTCAGCGAAGCAAGGTTCGTCATTCTCGACACCACTTGGCTCAAGACGCTTGACAGGGAGAATCTCCTGAGCGGCTATGCCGAAATGCTGAAGCACGGACTCATTGCCGAAGAAACGATGTGGGCAGACCTTCTTAAATTCGATTTCGCCGAACCCGACCTTAAAAAACTCTCTTCTATGCTCCGCGAAAACGTTGCCGTAAAGGAAAGGATTGTAAAAGCAGACCCACAGGAAAGGGGCATTCGCAAATCGCTCAACCTCGGACACACCTTCGGTCACGCATTTGAGTCGTGGGCACTGAAGCGCAACCCAATTCTTCACGGCTACGCCGTGGCTTTCGGTCTCGTCTGTGAGCTTTATCTGTCGGTAATCAAGACCGGTTTCCCATCCGACAAGATGCGCCAGACGGTCAATTACATTAAGGAGAACTATAGTTCTCTCTCCATCACTTGCAACGACTACGCAGAACTCATCGAACTGATGCACCACGACAAGAAAAACCGCGACAACGGCATCAACTTCTCGCTGCTCTCAGAAATCGGCAAAGTGAATATCAATCAGACTGCAACCGAAGAGGAAATCAAGGAAGCTCTTGATTTTTTCCGTGAAGGATGAAAAAACAGTCTGCTACAACCGATAAAACTTACAATGACGAATAGTTGGGAAAGTTCTCACTATTCGTCATTTTTATTTACAATTCTTTGAAAAATACGGCCATATTCTGAAAAATATATTTTATTTTTTCAAAAACCACGTTTTTTCAGCACGTCAATAACAAACTGATTATTAATTACTTATCAACTAATCTGATAAATATCAAATTTTAAATCTCGCATTAAGAACAGCAATTATCCCAAACTTCCTCTGCGTTCTTCGCACGTTTACAAAACATTTGTCCGAAGAACACAGCGCATCCTTCAGACAAATGGCAGGCAATCTTCGCACGTTTGCAGAAAATTTCTGCTCTCACGCCAAAAATTCAACGGATATTTGCTTTCCGTTCTTCAATTCTCCGAGTTTCAAATCCTATTTCAAGAATTTCAAAAGAGCGTTTTTCGGTAAATGTTTTTTACAAATCGAGAAACAAATATCACTCCTCCACCCTATCGACCAGCTTCATTGCTTCTGCACGTGCTATCTTTCCGGTTTCCGTTGTCGGAATGGCCACTACCGTTTGAAAACTATGCGGCATCCAATATTTGGGTAGTATGCGCCGGCAAATGGCTTCAATGGCTGCCAGTTCTGTGGATTCGGTAAGCAGAATCACCTCTTCGCCAAACTTTTCGTGTGGGCGTTTCGTTACTGCGTATGGCTCGAAGAGATGAGGACGAAGCAGCAATTCGAGTTCTTCTATCTGTATCTTGATGCCGCCCGTATTGATTACGTTGTCCTTACGCCCGATGATTCGGAAGCGAGTTTTCGTGCCTTCTTTCCTTATCTCGGCAATATCGTTAGTTGTCAGCACTTCGGCACTTACCAAAGGGGCGTTCACCATCAGGCAGTCTTCATCGTTCAGAGATATTTCCACCGTATCGAAAGGCTCATACCATTCGCTCGCATCGGCACCATTCAGCCGTCGGAGTGCAATGTGAGAGAGCGTTTCGGTCATTCCGTAAGTGCTCCAGACGGCATTGGGAAAGTCTTTCAGCGCAGCAGCCAGACTGTTATCAATAGCTCCACCACCGATTATCAAGTGCCTGATGCGTTTCAGTCGGTCGCACTCTTCGGGCATTTGCAGGGAATTGTAGACCTGAAGCGGCACCATCGCCGCAAAATCAATGTCGGCGTTCGGAGTGTCGAGCACCGAAAGCGACGCATCTGAAAGAGGATGACCGCTCGGGGCTACGCTCAACAACTGAAGATTGTGCTCAATGCTCCGCACCACCATCATTTTTCCGGCGATATAGTCCAACGGCATACACAGCAATGCCGTGTCGCCAGACTTCAACCGGAGGTAATCGCACGTGATTCGTGCCGAATTCAGCATTCGCGCTTTCTCCACCTGCAAGGGTTTCGGGCTGCCGGTAGAGCCACTTGTGTGTACGGTCAGCGTTTCGCTGTCATTCTGCCATTCGGCAAGAAAAGTCTCAAGAGTCATCATTGTCGGGATTTTATCAGATAGGAGAGTTGCCTGATTGGGAGGAATGCGTTACATCCAAAGGGCAAAGAGTTTGTCTCCTTTGATAGTCAGCGGCATTTTTATGTTGTCGGAAAAGAGCTGACCTGTGCCAAGTCCCTGTGCCATCTGCACGTTCGGACCATAGATTTTCGCCGTCAGCTGTGCGACGGCATTCAGTCCCACGTTGCTTTCAAGCGCAGACGTTATCCACGAACCGATATTGCGCTCGCGGGCAAGCGAAATCCATTCTTCCGTACCTGCCATACCGCCGTGCAGACTCGGCTTCAGTATAATGTATTGCGGGCGAATTGTTTTCAGAAGTTCCGTCTTTTCTTTTCGGGTGTTCACTCCTATGAGTTCTTCATCCAATGCTATCGGGAGTGGCGAGTGGGCACACAGTCGGGACATTTCAGCCCATTGGTGCTGCCTGATGGGCTGTTCGATGGAGTGGATTTCGTATTCTGCCAATGCTTCGAGCCGTTTCATAGCCTCATCGGGAGAGAAAGCTCCGTTGGCATCCACGCGCAATTCTACCTCTTCTTTCGTGAAATGCGTTCGGATATGTCGGATAAGTTCCAGTTCCTTGTCGAAATCTATTGCGCCGATTTTCAACTTCACGCAACGGAAACCCTGCTGCATCTTTTCCTCAAGTCGTGCATACATTTCCTCGAAACTGCCCATCCACACCAGTCCGTTAATGGGAATGCCCTCTTCGCCACGCCCGAAAGGCGTGTCAAACAGGTTCAAACTCCCCCCTGCATTGTATTGTGCCAATGCCGTTTCCAGTCCGAAGAGCATCGACGGATAAGGGCGCATTGCCTCATAGTCTATCTGTCCCGTCCGTTCAAAGGCATCGCAAAACGTTCGCAGCGTCCTTTCGTAAACGTCGGCAGGCATTGCATCGCACGACAAATCGAGCAAGGCGGCGCACTCTCCCACTCCTTCCACTCCCGGTTTGGCATCGGAAGACAGCGTTACATAGAAACTATGGCGAGTAGTGTAAGTGCCTCGGGAAGTGCCGGCAGGATTGATGAAGTGCAGCACTCGGGAAGATATTTCTATTCTGTACATCAATATAATGGCAAGGATAAATGCCCGTCTGCTTAAGGAAACTGGGGATATTTGTCGAAATCGGGCTTGCGTTTCTCCAAGAAAGCCTTGCCTCCTTCCTGTGCTTCATCCATTGTGTAATAGAGCATCGTGGCGTCGCCTGCCAATTCCTGAATACCTGCCTGTCCGTCAAGCTCTGCATTGAATCCGGCCTTCATCATTCTCAGTGCCAACGGCGAGCGTTCCATCATCGTTTCAGCCCAAGAAACGCATTCGTCTTCGAGCTGCTCGAAAGGAACTACCGTATTTACGAGTCCCATCCGTTCGGCTTCCTCGGCTGAATACTGACGACAGAGGTACCAGATTTCGCGCGCTTTTTTCTGTCCAACGATGCGTGCGAGATACGATGCACCGAAACCGGCATCGAACGAGCCGACCTTAGGACCTGTCTGTCCGAAGATAGCATTCTCCGATGCCACCGTCAGGTCGCAAAGCACGTGCAGAACGTGGCCGCCACCGATAGCATAGCCGTTTACCATCGCAATGACGGGTTTCGGCAAGCGACGAATCTGCATCTGAACATCAAGCACGTTCAGACGGGGAACGCCATCTCCTCCTACATATCCCCCACGTCCTTTCACGTGCATATCGCCGCCGGCGCAGAATGCTTTGTCGCCTGCACCCGTAAGCAGCACTACTCGGATGTCCAAAGCCTCACGACAATAGCCGAATGCCTGTGAGATTTCCCACACCGTTAATGGTGTGAACGCGTTGCGATAGCGGGGACGATTGATTGTTATCTTCGCAATGTGATTGTATTCTTCAAAAAGGATTTCCTTAAATTCGAATCCTTCGATTGTCTTCCATTCTCTTTTAGCCATAATTATTGTATTTTAATGAACCGACAAGCCTTCCGATGTACTTCCGAACAAGCATATTCAGCTTTTATTCCATCTGTTTCCGCACCTGTCAATCCGATTACTTCATTACTTTCTTCTTATATCCCTCGTAATAATCCTTTATAACTTTCGCGTCAAATTCGGCATCCGTGAAGACTTCTAACAGTATCGGGCCTTCCTCGCTGCTGAAAAACGCCTCCAGTCCTCTCTCCAATTCAACGGTATTGTGCGCCGAAAGGTAAACAATATCGTTTTCGGCGCAGATGCCTTCTGCCGTTGCGTCGTGGCTTGCACCCACAAATTCATCGAGATAAGGCGACTTCTCCAAACCGGGCAACTGACGGAAGAGGCCTCCTCCTCCATTGTTCAGCAGCAGAATACCGAGATTTGCATCAAGATTCTTGTTCCATAAGGCGTTCTGATCGTAGAAGAAACTCAGGTCTCCAACGACACAATACACGTCTTCATAGTCTTTCCGCGCCACCGACAGACCGACAGCGACAGACAACGTGCCTTCTATTCCGTTCACGCCACGGTTCACATATATGTACTGATCGGAATAAATGTTTCCCAAACGGACGACAGAACTGTTTCCGTAAACCATTTCTCCGTCGCTGTCGCTCTTTTGAAGCCACTCGTGGAAGCGTTTAACAGCCAGCATCTGCGAGTAGTCGGGCTGATACTCTTCAGCATACTGCGCTGCAAGTGCCAGTTCCTTCTTCCACCGTTTGGCAAAAGCATTCGGCTGCTTTCCCTGCATTTCGTCTGCCAGCATCTCGGCAAAGTCGCCTATACTTCCCTGAACGACATCCGTGAGATTCATAAACGTGTCGCAGACTTCGCCCCGCTTGTCGAGCCACACCGAACGAATGTCCCTGCAACCACGCAAGAATTTCTTCAAACGCTTGCTGACAATCGTTCCACCGGTATATACAAGGAAATCGGGACGCAATCCGTCGTCGTCGGCAAAAGCCGACAATACTTCATCGAAATGCAATGCCGGCGAAATGGAATCGTCAGCGAGCTTCTCATACAATACCACCGTATGCTCATTCAATCGGCCTATCTGCCCAATGGCCTCCCCTATTTCGTCTGCCGAAACCTGCCCAATTACCAACATAGGTTTCTTCGCCTTGGCAAATTCCGCTGCAATATCAGCCATCGAAATTAAGTCTCCTTCAGGCAGAGAATGCGAAATTCGGCGTTCCTTGGGCAGTTTCTTTACCGTATATTCAAACAAGGGTTCGCTGAGAGGAACGTTTATATGCACCGGGCCACCCTCATAATGCGTGCTCGCCAGCAATGCTTCGTTTACCAGACGATTGCAATACCAACGCTCTTCCTCGCTATTGGGTTCCGGGATATTCACACTCTTGCGGACATTCGGACACAATGCGTTTACCTGCTCAATGGTCTGACCATCCTGCTGACCAATCCATTGCCGCGGACGGTCGGCAGAAACGACAACAAGAGGAATATTCTGATAATACGCTTCGGCAACAGCCGGTGCCAGATTGAGCAAAGCTGAGCCGGAAGTAACGCAAACCACCACCGGCTCGTGCTCGGACAACGCCACACCTATTGCAAAGAAACCTGCCGAACGCTCGTCGGTAATCGAGAAACAATCGATTTCCTTGCATTCACAAAGGTTATGAACAATCGGCGAATTGCGCGAACCGGGACAAACAACTGCCTTGCTGATGCCGAACTCAACCAATAGTGAAGTGAGAATATTTACATTTTCTTTGTTGCTATACATTATTATAATAGGGCTTAATTTGTATATTATCCGTATTGAAACGATTCTATTAACACAGTATTGTAGGAAAAAAGCATCTCAACGCAAGAGCTGCCGCATTGTGGCCAACTTTGCCTCGGTCTCCCTCCATTCGCTCTCTTCCGTGCTTTCCCTGAGGATTCCTCCACCTGCATACAACTTGCAACTGTCATTCTCCAACTGCATACAACGCAAAGACACATACAGATGCGTCTCGCCCTGCAAAGCAAGCGGCCCTGCAAAGCCACTATAATAGCGACGGTGCGAGGATTCAGTCGCAAGGATATAACCGCGCGCAGCCTCCTTCGGGATTCCGCATACGGCAGGCGTAGGATGAAGCGACTCCAAAAGACTGCCTATTGCGTCC
The Prevotella sp. HUN102 genome window above contains:
- the purN gene encoding phosphoribosylglycinamide formyltransferase, with amino-acid sequence MTNLAIFVSGSGSNCENIIRYFQNNSQVNISLVISNKADAYALVRAKNLNVDSIVLPKSEFNDKENVLQLLKEHNIDFIVLAGFLLMIPDFLIEAYNRRIINLHPALLPKFGGIGMYGHHVHEAVKAAGETETGMTIHWVSNVCDGGEIIAQFKTPIAPDDTPDDIAAKEHVLEMDHFPRTIEEILRKEGLIK
- a CDS encoding DMT family protein, with amino-acid sequence MNGLYTIVLLVVSNVFMTFAWYGHIKLQQAKVLTDATPLYVVILLSWLLALAEYSFQIPANRMGYVGNGGLFSLMQLKIIQEVISLVVFTVFTVVFFNGESLHWNHLVAFCCLILAVFFAFLK
- the aroB gene encoding 3-dehydroquinate synthase — its product is MEQRIIISDNFKRELAQAVAECEHDRIFVLVDENTREACWQKIQGFFSLKNASLIAVKATDSNKNLETLSHVWEEMQRGNATRHSLLINLGGGMVTDLGGFAASTFKRGINFINVPTTLLAMIDASVGGKTGINFGGLKNEIGVFSEARFVILDTTWLKTLDRENLLSGYAEMLKHGLIAEETMWADLLKFDFAEPDLKKLSSMLRENVAVKERIVKADPQERGIRKSLNLGHTFGHAFESWALKRNPILHGYAVAFGLVCELYLSVIKTGFPSDKMRQTVNYIKENYSSLSITCNDYAELIELMHHDKKNRDNGINFSLLSEIGKVNINQTATEEEIKEALDFFREG
- a CDS encoding AMP-binding protein; the encoded protein is MTLETFLAEWQNDSETLTVHTSGSTGSPKPLQVEKARMLNSARITCDYLRLKSGDTALLCMPLDYIAGKMMVVRSIEHNLQLLSVAPSGHPLSDASLSVLDTPNADIDFAAMVPLQVYNSLQMPEECDRLKRIRHLIIGGGAIDNSLAAALKDFPNAVWSTYGMTETLSHIALRRLNGADASEWYEPFDTVEISLNDEDCLMVNAPLVSAEVLTTNDIAEIRKEGTKTRFRIIGRKDNVINTGGIKIQIEELELLLRPHLFEPYAVTKRPHEKFGEEVILLTESTELAAIEAICRRILPKYWMPHSFQTVVAIPTTETGKIARAEAMKLVDRVEE
- a CDS encoding o-succinylbenzoate synthase; this translates as MYRIEISSRVLHFINPAGTSRGTYTTRHSFYVTLSSDAKPGVEGVGECAALLDLSCDAMPADVYERTLRTFCDAFERTGQIDYEAMRPYPSMLFGLETALAQYNAGGSLNLFDTPFGRGEEGIPINGLVWMGSFEEMYARLEEKMQQGFRCVKLKIGAIDFDKELELIRHIRTHFTKEEVELRVDANGAFSPDEAMKRLEALAEYEIHSIEQPIRQHQWAEMSRLCAHSPLPIALDEELIGVNTRKEKTELLKTIRPQYIILKPSLHGGMAGTEEWISLARERNIGSWITSALESNVGLNAVAQLTAKIYGPNVQMAQGLGTGQLFSDNIKMPLTIKGDKLFALWM
- the menB gene encoding 1,4-dihydroxy-2-naphthoyl-CoA synthase — translated: MAKREWKTIEGFEFKEILFEEYNHIAKITINRPRYRNAFTPLTVWEISQAFGYCREALDIRVVLLTGAGDKAFCAGGDMHVKGRGGYVGGDGVPRLNVLDVQMQIRRLPKPVIAMVNGYAIGGGHVLHVLCDLTVASENAIFGQTGPKVGSFDAGFGASYLARIVGQKKAREIWYLCRQYSAEEAERMGLVNTVVPFEQLEDECVSWAETMMERSPLALRMMKAGFNAELDGQAGIQELAGDATMLYYTMDEAQEGGKAFLEKRKPDFDKYPQFP
- the menD gene encoding 2-succinyl-5-enolpyruvyl-6-hydroxy-3-cyclohexene-1-carboxylic-acid synthase — protein: MYSNKENVNILTSLLVEFGISKAVVCPGSRNSPIVHNLCECKEIDCFSITDERSAGFFAIGVALSEHEPVVVCVTSGSALLNLAPAVAEAYYQNIPLVVVSADRPRQWIGQQDGQTIEQVNALCPNVRKSVNIPEPNSEEERWYCNRLVNEALLASTHYEGGPVHINVPLSEPLFEYTVKKLPKERRISHSLPEGDLISMADIAAEFAKAKKPMLVIGQVSADEIGEAIGQIGRLNEHTVVLYEKLADDSISPALHFDEVLSAFADDDGLRPDFLVYTGGTIVSKRLKKFLRGCRDIRSVWLDKRGEVCDTFMNLTDVVQGSIGDFAEMLADEMQGKQPNAFAKRWKKELALAAQYAEEYQPDYSQMLAVKRFHEWLQKSDSDGEMVYGNSSVVRLGNIYSDQYIYVNRGVNGIEGTLSVAVGLSVARKDYEDVYCVVGDLSFFYDQNALWNKNLDANLGILLLNNGGGGLFRQLPGLEKSPYLDEFVGASHDATAEGICAENDIVYLSAHNTVELERGLEAFFSSEEGPILLEVFTDAEFDAKVIKDYYEGYKKKVMK